The following coding sequences are from one SAR116 cluster alpha proteobacterium HIMB100 window:
- a CDS encoding GAF domain-containing protein, whose protein sequence is MMKNYQQTLTELRAICAGETDPVALMATISCHLYQQIDGFDWVGFYRVVEPGLLKIGPYQGGHGCVVIPFDKGVCGAAARLKQIQLVEDVDQFEGHIACSSSTRSELVIPLFDGTGEVCAVLDIDSDQLAFFDQHDADQLDALMRDVFSAGPAHAV, encoded by the coding sequence ATGATGAAAAATTATCAGCAGACTTTAACTGAACTCCGGGCGATATGCGCGGGCGAAACAGACCCCGTTGCCCTGATGGCCACTATTTCCTGTCATTTGTATCAGCAAATTGACGGGTTTGACTGGGTGGGGTTTTATCGGGTGGTGGAACCGGGGCTGCTGAAAATCGGGCCCTATCAGGGTGGTCATGGCTGCGTGGTGATTCCGTTTGATAAAGGGGTCTGCGGCGCGGCAGCGCGTCTTAAGCAAATTCAGCTTGTTGAAGATGTTGATCAGTTTGAAGGGCATATTGCCTGTTCATCAAGCACCAGGTCTGAACTGGTGATTCCGCTGTTTGACGGAACAGGTGAAGTTTGTGCTGTTCTGGATATTGATTCTGATCAGCTGGCGTTTTTTGATCAGCATGATGCTGACCAGCTTGATGCGCTGATGCGTGACGTTTTTTCTGCCGGGCCAGCTCATGCCGTCTGA
- a CDS encoding DMT(drug/metabolite transporter) superfamily permease (PFAM: EamA-like transporter family), whose product MSSHHQDRALLGIGLMLGAYFFFSFIDASAKWLGLMGLPALQLAFMRYLGHFVISSGLVGLSGGGMRQFIPAHLGLVMFRGALLMGSTVLNFFAVTYLPLTLTSTILFSAPIIICFLSWPLLGERVGIYRWSAIMLGFFGVIVAIRPFDDSFHWAVFLSLGGAVCFALYSILTRRLAGRVDVDVMQFWSGAFGTVCLLPFAVYSWRSPDMLFDWIILIMLGFFGWSGHQLLTKAHNLAPASMLTPFGYSFILFLTIWSYLVFDHLPDGWTVTGAVIIVLSGLVIWFRELVRSRDKDVQTSGL is encoded by the coding sequence ATGTCATCTCACCATCAGGACAGAGCCCTTTTGGGTATCGGTTTGATGCTGGGTGCGTATTTTTTCTTTTCCTTCATTGATGCTTCAGCCAAGTGGCTTGGTCTTATGGGGCTGCCTGCTCTGCAACTGGCGTTTATGCGCTATCTTGGTCATTTCGTGATTTCTTCTGGGCTGGTCGGCTTATCCGGCGGCGGTATGCGCCAGTTCATCCCTGCCCATCTGGGTCTGGTGATGTTCAGGGGGGCATTGTTGATGGGCTCAACGGTCCTGAATTTTTTTGCGGTCACTTACCTGCCCTTGACCCTGACCTCAACCATTTTGTTTTCCGCTCCTATTATTATTTGTTTTCTGTCCTGGCCCCTGCTTGGTGAACGTGTAGGCATCTACAGATGGTCAGCGATTATGCTGGGGTTTTTCGGCGTCATAGTGGCGATTCGTCCGTTCGATGACAGTTTTCACTGGGCAGTGTTTTTATCTTTGGGCGGGGCGGTTTGTTTTGCGCTTTATTCCATATTGACGCGGCGTCTGGCAGGACGTGTGGATGTTGATGTGATGCAGTTCTGGTCAGGGGCTTTCGGGACGGTTTGTTTGCTTCCTTTTGCTGTTTACAGCTGGCGGTCACCAGATATGTTGTTTGATTGGATTATATTGATAATGCTGGGGTTTTTTGGCTGGTCTGGCCATCAACTCTTAACCAAAGCCCATAATTTGGCGCCCGCCAGCATGCTGACCCCGTTCGGCTATTCTTTTATTCTGTTTCTGACCATCTGGAGCTATCTGGTCTTTGATCATCTGCCTGATGGGTGGACGGTGACGGGAGCGGTTATCATTGTTCTCTCCGGCCTTGTCATCTGGTTCCGCGAACTGGTCAGAAGCCGGGATAAGGATGTACAAACATCAGGCTTGTAA
- a CDS encoding 3-hydroxyacyl-CoA dehydrogenase (PFAM: 3-hydroxyacyl-CoA dehydrogenase, C-terminal domain; 3-hydroxyacyl-CoA dehydrogenase, NAD binding domain): MHLGLTVFVNPDKVKWLTKPRMRCAVKKNKARKRKCEPKMRVAIIGSGLIGRAWAVVFAKAGHQVMMYDTNPACREGLADAVNAECDILYRHGLLADIDAVHARLTVAETLADAVQTADFIQENGPERLEVKQALFAELDKLAPPDTPIASSTSAIPASNFTDALTGRHRCFVGHPVNPPHLVPLVEICGASWTSAEIMDKAYDLYASCGMVPVRIKTEKQGFVLNRLQGAVLAEALRLLAEDVISVEDLDKTMKDGLGMRWAFMGPFETIDLNAPEGVTDYFRRYCGLFRDMAAVPPGPGVFDEAITSAITQNWQTKLDKHDILPRTSWRNERLASLAAWKKQQAETEN, from the coding sequence ATGCATCTGGGGCTAACTGTGTTTGTTAACCCAGACAAAGTCAAATGGTTGACAAAGCCGCGTATGCGCTGTGCAGTTAAGAAAAACAAAGCAAGAAAACGGAAGTGTGAGCCAAAGATGAGAGTTGCGATTATTGGTTCAGGTCTTATTGGCCGGGCCTGGGCGGTGGTGTTCGCAAAGGCTGGCCACCAGGTGATGATGTATGACACGAACCCGGCCTGTCGTGAGGGGCTGGCTGATGCTGTCAACGCTGAATGTGATATTCTGTACCGGCATGGTTTGCTGGCTGATATCGATGCGGTCCATGCCAGGCTAACGGTAGCTGAAACTCTGGCTGATGCTGTGCAAACAGCTGACTTCATTCAGGAAAATGGGCCCGAACGTCTAGAGGTCAAACAAGCCCTGTTTGCAGAGCTGGACAAACTGGCGCCGCCCGACACACCAATTGCCTCTTCTACCTCAGCGATTCCTGCGTCCAACTTCACAGATGCTCTTACCGGCCGGCACCGATGTTTTGTTGGCCATCCGGTAAATCCGCCGCATCTGGTCCCGTTGGTTGAGATATGCGGGGCGTCCTGGACCTCTGCTGAGATTATGGACAAGGCTTATGACCTTTACGCTTCATGCGGCATGGTCCCTGTTCGAATCAAAACAGAAAAACAGGGTTTTGTGCTAAACAGGTTGCAAGGGGCAGTCCTTGCTGAGGCATTGCGTCTGTTAGCTGAAGACGTCATCAGTGTTGAGGATCTGGACAAGACCATGAAGGATGGTTTGGGCATGCGCTGGGCCTTTATGGGCCCGTTTGAGACGATTGATCTGAATGCGCCGGAAGGCGTGACAGATTATTTCAGACGTTATTGCGGGCTGTTCCGTGATATGGCAGCTGTGCCGCCTGGACCCGGGGTGTTTGATGAGGCGATAACCAGTGCCATTACGCAGAACTGGCAGACAAAGCTGGACAAGCACGATATTCTGCCGCGGACAAGCTGGCGTAATGAACGTCTGGCCAGCCTGGCGGCGTGGAAAAAACAACAGGCTGAAACTGAAAATTAA
- a CDS encoding protein involved in biosynthesis of mitomycin antibiotics/polyketide fumonisin (PFAM: Phytanoyl-CoA dioxygenase (PhyH)), producing the protein MTSQQREYLSAEQVSFYNETGYLVLENHLDMAVIHDIRDEIARLEASAFGMTESDDRLDLEDSHTPDEPRVRRIKLPHTQSDVVKKLLYSDRILAPVRDLIGPNLRLHTTKLNMKSAEYGAPIEWHQDFAFYPHTNDDVLAVGIIIDDMKSKNGPLMVYPGSHKGPIHDHHRDDVFAGGMSLSAAGLAPEDAVELTGPAGSVSIHHGRIVHGSARNTSDRSRRLMFFEMMASDAFPITGGMTKFTDIKDYDDLILCGAPVLEPRLADVPVRIPQPQPDKNRSIYEIQKGMSASDLIS; encoded by the coding sequence ATGACATCACAACAACGTGAATACCTGAGCGCAGAACAGGTCAGTTTCTATAATGAAACAGGCTATCTGGTTCTTGAAAACCATCTTGATATGGCCGTCATTCACGATATCCGTGACGAAATTGCGCGTCTGGAAGCATCGGCGTTCGGCATGACCGAATCGGACGATCGCCTTGATCTGGAAGATAGCCATACCCCGGATGAACCACGGGTCAGGCGGATTAAATTGCCGCATACACAAAGTGATGTGGTGAAAAAATTGCTCTATTCAGACCGGATTTTGGCCCCCGTTCGTGACTTGATCGGCCCCAATCTGCGCCTGCATACAACAAAGCTGAATATGAAATCTGCTGAATATGGTGCACCGATTGAATGGCATCAGGATTTTGCCTTTTATCCGCATACGAATGATGATGTGCTGGCGGTGGGCATTATCATTGATGATATGAAATCCAAAAATGGGCCATTGATGGTATATCCGGGCAGCCATAAGGGCCCAATTCATGATCATCACAGAGATGATGTTTTCGCCGGCGGGATGAGCTTGTCTGCTGCAGGGCTTGCCCCGGAAGATGCTGTTGAACTGACCGGGCCTGCGGGGTCTGTTTCTATCCATCATGGCCGGATTGTGCATGGGTCTGCCAGGAATACATCTGACCGGTCTCGTCGCCTGATGTTTTTTGAAATGATGGCCTCTGACGCCTTTCCGATTACCGGGGGCATGACGAAATTCACCGATATTAAGGATTATGATGATCTTATTTTGTGTGGTGCGCCGGTTCTTGAACCGCGGCTTGCCGATGTGCCGGTGCGCATTCCCCAGCCTCAGCCGGATAAGAACAGATCGATTTATGAAATTCAAAAGGGCATGAGCGCGTCTGATCTAATCAGCTAA
- a CDS encoding putative threonine efflux protein (PFAM: LysE type translocator) — MSLSLTDIALYAFALFILFLTPGPVWVALTARCLQSGFSGGWPLALGVAVGDCLWPLIALLTLAQFAQIYAEMLMGLKFLAVAVFFFLGVQLIRMPVVRPVAAGRLIQPGVLTGFLAGILVILGNPKAILFYLGILPGFFDIDRLSAADIAVIVLCSAVVPLMGNLLFIVAVNKARTVLTSDLARRRLNVGAGAVLLAVGVFLLVS, encoded by the coding sequence ATGAGCCTCAGCCTTACCGATATTGCTTTATATGCCTTTGCGTTATTTATTTTGTTTCTGACACCTGGTCCGGTTTGGGTGGCGCTTACGGCCCGCTGTTTGCAGAGCGGATTTTCAGGCGGCTGGCCGCTGGCTCTGGGTGTGGCAGTCGGGGATTGTTTGTGGCCATTGATTGCCTTACTCACTCTGGCGCAATTCGCACAAATTTATGCCGAAATGCTGATGGGTCTGAAATTCCTGGCGGTTGCGGTTTTTTTCTTTTTAGGGGTACAGCTGATCAGGATGCCTGTGGTCCGGCCTGTGGCTGCCGGACGGTTAATTCAACCAGGAGTGCTGACCGGGTTTCTTGCCGGTATTTTGGTGATTTTGGGCAATCCGAAAGCCATTTTATTTTATCTCGGGATTCTGCCTGGTTTTTTCGATATTGACAGATTGAGCGCTGCGGACATTGCTGTCATTGTCCTTTGTTCTGCGGTTGTACCGTTAATGGGGAATTTATTATTTATCGTTGCGGTGAATAAGGCCCGCACAGTGCTGACCTCTGATTTGGCCAGACGCCGGTTGAATGTTGGTGCCGGGGCTGTTCTGCTCGCAGTTGGTGTGTTTTTGCTGGTATCCTGA
- a CDS encoding putative aminoglycoside phosphotransferase (PFAM: Phosphotransferase enzyme family): protein MPVNEDTDAFRPVLVWLRAELDATKLECRQIMKLSGGAIQENWRLRLQITGGPFDGQQDWVLRTDAPSAVAVSNSRIQEFCLLQAVYGQGVPVPRPICLCEDKAVFGRPFFLMTTVSGQAQGRKLVRHPDLARTGPKLVAQLGQIMARIHAITPQPVSSDAADLSFLPRDHGSAANLQIAQMRKALDQLDSAHPVLEYALNWLEDHLPEWEGADGLVLCHRDFRTGNFLVDDGTCTALLDWEFAGWSDRHEDIGWLCARCWRFGNMHLSVGGLGPFSAFRQAYEQESGQLLNVTAIGYWQVMAEIRWAVIALQQADRNHSGQEFSLELALSGFLVPEMEDNMLTLIGEISTGNWHELDS, encoded by the coding sequence ATGCCGGTGAATGAAGACACAGATGCCTTTAGACCGGTTCTGGTCTGGCTGCGCGCAGAGCTTGATGCGACCAAGCTGGAGTGCCGCCAGATTATGAAACTGTCTGGGGGGGCGATTCAGGAAAATTGGCGCTTGCGCCTTCAGATAACAGGCGGACCTTTTGACGGGCAGCAGGATTGGGTGTTGCGCACAGATGCTCCATCTGCTGTTGCAGTCTCTAACAGCCGCATACAGGAATTCTGTCTGTTACAGGCCGTCTATGGACAAGGCGTGCCCGTCCCGCGACCAATTTGCCTGTGTGAGGATAAGGCTGTGTTTGGCAGACCGTTTTTCCTGATGACAACCGTATCTGGTCAGGCCCAGGGCCGCAAACTGGTCCGTCACCCTGATCTGGCCAGGACAGGTCCAAAACTTGTTGCCCAATTAGGTCAGATTATGGCCCGAATTCATGCGATCACGCCTCAGCCTGTATCTTCTGATGCGGCGGATTTGTCCTTCCTGCCGCGCGATCATGGCTCTGCTGCAAATCTCCAGATTGCGCAGATGCGCAAGGCTCTTGACCAGCTGGACTCTGCCCATCCGGTATTGGAATATGCGCTCAACTGGCTTGAAGATCACCTGCCAGAATGGGAAGGTGCGGATGGCCTTGTCTTGTGCCACCGCGATTTCAGAACCGGAAACTTTCTGGTAGATGACGGGACATGTACAGCCCTTCTGGATTGGGAATTTGCGGGCTGGAGTGATCGGCATGAAGATATTGGCTGGCTGTGTGCGCGGTGCTGGCGCTTTGGCAATATGCATCTTTCTGTTGGCGGACTTGGTCCCTTTTCAGCGTTTCGTCAGGCCTATGAGCAGGAAAGCGGCCAGCTGCTGAATGTGACGGCCATTGGGTATTGGCAGGTTATGGCAGAAATCAGATGGGCGGTCATTGCCCTGCAACAGGCAGACCGAAATCATTCTGGACAGGAATTTTCACTGGAACTGGCATTATCCGGTTTTCTTGTTCCGGAAATGGAAGACAATATGCTGACGTTAATCGGGGAAATTTCAACAGGCAATTGGCACGAGCTGGACAGCTGA
- a CDS encoding putative dehydrogenase (dehydrogenase of unknown specificity, short-chain alcohol dehydrogenase like): MELGLNGLKVFVTAGASGIGRQIVESFHEEGAFISTCDVDQEALTQLQADYPAVSAHLCDVSDSDAIQTLIRSEADRMGGLDCLVNNAGIAGPTARIEDVDDDTWHHCLDICLSSQFYCVKAAIPYLRASQNASIVNLSSAAGKYGFPLRAPYAAAKWGVVGLTKTLSIELGKDDIRVNAILPGLVDGDRIRRVIEAKSQQRGVAFAEVEAEALSNASIKDYVSPRHLADQILLLASLRGRMISGQALSIDGDTKMLM; encoded by the coding sequence ATGGAGCTTGGACTGAACGGGTTAAAGGTGTTTGTCACCGCTGGCGCAAGCGGCATTGGCCGGCAGATTGTCGAGAGCTTTCATGAAGAAGGTGCTTTTATTTCAACCTGTGATGTGGATCAAGAAGCCCTTACCCAGCTGCAAGCAGATTATCCGGCTGTCTCAGCGCATCTTTGTGATGTGTCTGACAGTGACGCCATCCAGACCCTGATCAGGTCGGAAGCGGACCGTATGGGCGGGCTGGATTGTCTGGTCAATAATGCCGGAATTGCTGGTCCTACCGCCCGGATCGAAGATGTGGATGATGATACCTGGCATCACTGCCTGGATATCTGCCTTAGCAGTCAGTTTTATTGTGTGAAAGCCGCTATCCCTTATCTGCGGGCCAGCCAGAATGCCTCAATTGTAAATCTGTCTTCTGCCGCCGGAAAATATGGCTTTCCGTTGCGGGCTCCCTATGCAGCCGCGAAATGGGGTGTTGTCGGGCTGACCAAAACCTTATCAATTGAATTGGGCAAAGATGATATCCGGGTCAATGCCATCCTGCCTGGGCTGGTGGACGGGGATCGGATCAGACGGGTGATCGAAGCAAAATCACAGCAAAGAGGCGTGGCCTTTGCTGAGGTTGAGGCAGAAGCCCTGTCCAATGCATCCATTAAAGATTATGTCAGCCCCCGGCATCTGGCTGATCAGATTTTGCTTCTGGCCAGTCTGCGCGGCCGAATGATTAGCGGACAGGCCTTATCCATTGACGGCGACACCAAGATGCTGATGTAG
- a CDS encoding altronate dehydratase (PFAM: D-galactarate dehydratase / Altronate hydrolase, C terminus; SAF domain): MSNFIRLDAGDNVVTVTTALDAGTAVEQVTTTGLVPRTHKIATAPIQEGEAVRKYAQIIGYASTDIQPGDHVHTHNVAFRNTDADYEFATDLKPVTFVPEDERDSFMGYRRENGKVGTRNYIGILTSVNCSATAARMIASAFGPEEMAKYPNVDGVVAFVHGTGCGMAGQGEGFEALQRVLWGYARNPNHAGIVMVGLGCEMNQIDWLLDAYGLRQGPLFKAMNIQDTYGLAKTVETGIEMVRAMLPEANKIQRTPCPVSELMVALQCGGSDALSGITANPALGYACDLLVAQGGTAVLAETPEIYGAEHLLTRRACDVATGERLVDLIRWWEDYTARNKGSMDNNPSPGNKKGGLTTILEKSLGAAAKGGTTPLNGVYKYAEPVTAKGFTFMDSPGYDPASVTGQIASGCNLVTFTTGRGSAFGSKPSPCVKIATNTDMYTRLIDDMDINTGDILTANLTVEEKGREIYQTLLDVASGKPTKSEAQGLGDYEFVPWQIGATM, from the coding sequence ATGAGCAATTTTATCCGCCTTGATGCTGGTGATAATGTGGTGACCGTAACCACCGCCCTTGATGCCGGTACGGCTGTTGAACAGGTGACGACAACCGGCCTTGTGCCGCGCACGCACAAAATTGCCACTGCCCCAATTCAAGAAGGCGAGGCAGTGCGGAAATATGCACAAATCATCGGCTATGCCAGCACCGACATTCAGCCAGGTGATCATGTTCATACCCACAATGTTGCGTTTCGGAACACAGATGCCGATTATGAATTTGCAACAGACCTGAAGCCAGTGACATTTGTGCCTGAAGACGAACGTGACAGCTTCATGGGCTATCGCCGTGAAAATGGCAAAGTTGGCACTCGCAATTATATTGGCATTCTGACCTCAGTGAATTGCTCCGCTACAGCTGCGCGGATGATCGCCTCTGCCTTCGGTCCGGAAGAGATGGCCAAATATCCGAATGTTGATGGTGTGGTGGCCTTTGTGCATGGCACAGGGTGCGGCATGGCTGGCCAGGGTGAAGGGTTTGAAGCCTTACAGCGGGTGTTATGGGGCTATGCGCGAAACCCGAACCATGCAGGCATTGTCATGGTCGGTCTGGGCTGCGAGATGAACCAGATTGACTGGCTGCTGGACGCTTATGGCCTGAGACAGGGTCCATTATTCAAGGCTATGAATATTCAGGATACATATGGCCTGGCAAAGACCGTTGAAACAGGCATTGAAATGGTCCGGGCGATGCTGCCTGAAGCCAATAAAATCCAGCGTACACCCTGTCCGGTCTCAGAATTGATGGTTGCGCTTCAATGTGGTGGATCTGATGCGTTATCTGGCATCACCGCCAACCCGGCTTTAGGCTATGCTTGTGATCTGCTGGTTGCACAGGGCGGGACAGCAGTTCTGGCAGAAACACCTGAAATTTATGGGGCTGAACATTTACTGACACGCCGGGCCTGTGATGTGGCCACAGGAGAGCGGCTGGTTGATCTGATCAGATGGTGGGAAGATTACACCGCCCGCAATAAAGGCTCGATGGATAACAACCCCAGCCCGGGCAACAAAAAAGGGGGATTGACCACAATTTTGGAAAAATCTCTGGGGGCGGCGGCGAAAGGTGGCACAACGCCGTTGAACGGGGTCTATAAATATGCTGAACCAGTGACCGCCAAAGGCTTCACCTTTATGGATTCACCCGGATATGATCCAGCATCAGTAACCGGCCAAATCGCCAGCGGTTGCAATCTGGTGACCTTTACTACCGGCAGGGGATCAGCATTTGGCTCAAAGCCCTCACCATGTGTGAAAATTGCGACCAATACAGATATGTACACCCGGCTGATTGACGATATGGATATCAATACAGGCGATATCTTGACGGCGAATCTTACGGTAGAAGAAAAAGGGCGGGAGATTTATCAGACGCTGCTGGATGTGGCCTCTGGAAAGCCGACAAAATCTGAAGCACAGGGGCTGGGTGATTATGAATTTGTGCCCTGGCAAATTGGAGCCACGATGTAG
- a CDS encoding hypothetical protein (PFAM: Prokaryotic protein of unknown function (DUF849)) encodes MARKVMITCAVTGAIHTPSMSPHLPVTPQQVADAAIRAADAGAALVHIHARDPQTGRPDQSPEAFTPILQRVKQATNAVVNITTGGAPTMTVQERVRPAEQFKPEVASLNMGSMNFGLYPMLSRFSDFKHDWEEPYLAGSRNLIFKNTFEDIEYILTSCAENDTRFEIECYDIGHLYTLAHFADRGIVKPPFFIQSVFGILGGIGTDAEDVMHMKRTADRLFGDQFHWSVLGAGRHQMRIAAMAAGMGGNVRVGLEDSLWIKPKQLAISNAEQVTQVRQLIEGMGLDIATPDDAREMLKLKGADKVSF; translated from the coding sequence ATGGCCAGAAAAGTGATGATAACCTGTGCGGTGACCGGCGCGATACATACCCCCTCTATGTCGCCGCATTTGCCGGTAACCCCGCAACAGGTCGCGGATGCAGCAATTCGGGCAGCAGATGCCGGAGCAGCCCTTGTTCATATACATGCACGTGATCCGCAAACCGGCCGGCCGGACCAGTCCCCTGAAGCCTTCACACCGATTTTGCAACGTGTGAAACAGGCCACAAATGCTGTGGTGAACATCACCACAGGCGGGGCGCCAACCATGACGGTCCAGGAACGGGTGCGTCCGGCGGAACAGTTTAAACCAGAAGTGGCGTCCTTAAATATGGGGTCGATGAATTTCGGGCTTTATCCTATGCTCAGCCGCTTCAGCGATTTCAAACATGATTGGGAAGAACCTTATCTGGCCGGATCAAGAAATCTGATTTTCAAAAACACCTTTGAAGATATTGAATATATACTGACCAGCTGTGCTGAAAATGATACGCGCTTTGAAATAGAATGTTATGATATTGGTCATCTTTATACGCTGGCGCATTTCGCTGATCGCGGCATTGTAAAGCCGCCTTTTTTTATCCAGTCTGTTTTTGGAATTCTGGGCGGTATCGGCACAGATGCAGAAGATGTGATGCATATGAAACGCACAGCAGACAGGCTGTTTGGCGATCAATTTCACTGGTCTGTTCTGGGTGCGGGGCGGCATCAAATGCGGATTGCGGCGATGGCAGCTGGTATGGGCGGCAATGTGCGGGTAGGTCTGGAGGACAGTCTGTGGATCAAACCAAAGCAGCTGGCGATATCAAATGCTGAACAGGTGACCCAGGTGCGTCAGCTGATAGAAGGTATGGGGCTTGATATTGCCACCCCTGATGACGCCAGAGAGATGCTGAAGCTGAAAGGGGCAGACAAAGTCAGCTTTTGA
- a CDS encoding acyl-CoA dehydrogenase (PFAM: Acyl-CoA dehydrogenase, C-terminal domain; Acyl-CoA dehydrogenase, middle domain; Acyl-CoA dehydrogenase, N-terminal domain): MDFTLDRELDDLRVRVRAFIDTEILPLEADRANYDAHENIALSVLEKKRALAKQQGLWAPQAPTDRGGLGLPVTGWAAFYEEANRSIFGPVILNCAAPDDGNINLLSKIGTEAQKDWFLQPLIEGKVRSAFAMTEPAPGSGSDPSMMLTKAERKGDKWVINGHKWYITGAEEAAHFILVARTSDDSRKGLTAFLFHKDQPGWHIRRRIPIMGPEEHGGHCELIFDGLEIPDENRLMAVGDGLKVTQIRLGPARLTHCMRWLGLAKRSMEIAADYISHRQGFGISLAERESVQIKMGELAHDIQIGRLLVMHAAWSLDQGRFAKKEISSAKIHVANTLHKAVDTAIQLNGARGYSKDTPLEWIYRYARQARLVDGADEVHKMVLAHHYSQDGSEYWQWG, encoded by the coding sequence ATGGATTTTACGCTTGATCGCGAATTAGATGATCTGCGGGTTAGGGTCAGGGCGTTTATTGACACTGAAATCCTGCCCTTAGAAGCTGATCGCGCAAATTACGATGCGCATGAAAATATTGCCCTGTCGGTGCTGGAGAAAAAACGCGCACTGGCAAAACAGCAAGGCCTCTGGGCGCCGCAAGCCCCGACGGACAGAGGGGGTCTTGGTCTTCCTGTTACCGGCTGGGCTGCATTTTATGAAGAAGCCAACAGATCCATTTTCGGGCCTGTGATCCTGAACTGTGCGGCCCCTGATGATGGGAACATTAATCTTCTCTCCAAAATTGGCACAGAGGCGCAGAAAGACTGGTTTTTGCAGCCGCTTATTGAGGGCAAAGTCAGATCAGCCTTTGCGATGACAGAACCCGCACCAGGCAGCGGGTCTGACCCGTCCATGATGCTCACAAAGGCCGAAAGAAAAGGTGATAAGTGGGTTATCAATGGCCATAAATGGTATATTACCGGGGCCGAAGAGGCAGCTCATTTTATTCTTGTGGCGCGCACCTCAGATGACAGCCGCAAGGGCCTGACTGCGTTTTTGTTTCATAAAGATCAGCCTGGCTGGCATATCCGCCGCCGTATTCCCATTATGGGTCCTGAAGAACATGGCGGTCATTGTGAGCTGATTTTTGATGGTCTGGAAATTCCGGATGAAAACCGTCTGATGGCGGTCGGTGACGGGCTGAAAGTCACCCAGATCAGATTGGGGCCTGCCCGCCTTACCCATTGCATGCGCTGGCTTGGTCTGGCGAAACGGTCAATGGAAATCGCGGCGGATTATATTTCCCACCGCCAAGGCTTTGGCATCAGTCTGGCAGAACGTGAATCTGTCCAGATCAAGATGGGGGAACTGGCTCATGATATTCAGATTGGCCGTTTGCTGGTAATGCATGCCGCCTGGTCTCTGGATCAGGGCAGGTTTGCCAAGAAAGAGATTTCTTCAGCAAAAATTCACGTAGCCAATACGCTGCATAAGGCGGTGGATACGGCTATCCAGTTGAATGGGGCACGAGGCTATTCAAAAGATACGCCTCTGGAATGGATTTACCGCTATGCGCGTCAGGCCCGCCTGGTTGATGGGGCTGATGAGGTGCATAAGATGGTTTTGGCGCATCATTATTCACAAGATGGCAGTGAATATTGGCAGTGGGGCTGA